In Micromonospora sp. LH3U1, one genomic interval encodes:
- a CDS encoding DUF2231 domain-containing protein, with translation MESRLKILGHPVHPMLVMFPVALLFTAVLFDVVDTVGGPDLLGEVAYWNITVGLIGGLLAAVAGSFDLLAIPTGTRAKRVGLLHAGANLAVILLFAAIWVVRLNADSRAAGGALLVVEVVAVAILGISAWLGGELVDRLGVGVDRDAGLDAPSSLRPQAATNRTGEAR, from the coding sequence ATGGAGAGCCGACTCAAGATACTGGGCCACCCAGTCCATCCGATGCTGGTCATGTTCCCGGTCGCACTGCTGTTCACCGCGGTGCTGTTCGACGTGGTGGACACCGTCGGCGGCCCCGACCTCCTCGGCGAGGTCGCGTACTGGAACATCACGGTCGGCCTGATCGGCGGCCTGCTGGCCGCGGTGGCCGGCTCGTTCGACCTGCTGGCGATCCCGACGGGCACCCGCGCCAAGCGGGTGGGCCTGCTGCACGCCGGGGCCAACCTCGCGGTGATCCTGCTCTTCGCCGCGATCTGGGTCGTCCGGCTCAACGCCGACTCCCGCGCCGCTGGCGGCGCGTTGCTCGTCGTCGAGGTGGTCGCGGTGGCGATCCTCGGCATCAGCGCCTGGCTCGGCGGCGAGTTGGTCGACCGGCTCGGTGTGGGCGTCGACCGCGACGCCGGCCTGGACGCGCCCAGCTCACTGCGGCCGCAGGCGGCCACCAACCGGACCGGAGAGGCGCGATGA